A single window of Granulicella mallensis MP5ACTX8 DNA harbors:
- a CDS encoding MFS transporter: MELLLSQAGARKGTPFWKSPAAWLREKKLSRGFWIFFTAAFFFDFGFSVYVFLFNLYLLDVHFNERAMGLIGGAATLGSVVGTLPAGVLARKIGIRPLMIICFIASSVLCALRVVIVWESAQLVLGFLSGLAMCLWGVCFLPAVARLTTEDNRASAFSLIFSVSIGTAALGGIVCGYLQQWLKMAGLVLQPVEVKRIILLSSCAIVAVGLAAVLRLEMPAILREEEPQGRQRKRWMPHPFLLRYLPAMALWTVVLVAFTPFANVYLSKNLHVPMSRIGLIFSVAQIVQLFVGLLTPMLFQRLGMVPGIVVTQIATAVTLLCLAATHNSQAAVGFYLGFSALQWMSSPGLYNLLMSKVPDKERSTAASGALFCNAVVASGTTAGAGILFVRFGYPHVLMGIAALAFAVAMLFWLLIGPMDRRVPTQSQTEAGSLEGIEVEG, encoded by the coding sequence GTGGAACTGTTGCTGAGCCAGGCTGGAGCCAGGAAGGGAACTCCTTTCTGGAAGAGCCCTGCCGCGTGGCTGCGGGAGAAGAAACTAAGCCGGGGCTTCTGGATCTTTTTTACGGCCGCGTTCTTTTTTGATTTTGGATTTTCGGTCTACGTCTTTCTCTTCAATCTCTACCTGCTGGACGTTCACTTTAACGAGCGGGCGATGGGATTGATCGGCGGGGCCGCGACGCTGGGTTCGGTGGTGGGGACTCTGCCTGCGGGTGTGCTGGCGCGGAAGATCGGGATTCGTCCGCTGATGATCATTTGTTTTATCGCCTCCTCGGTGCTTTGCGCTTTGCGTGTGGTGATCGTGTGGGAGAGCGCACAGCTGGTCCTGGGTTTTCTGAGCGGGTTGGCGATGTGCCTGTGGGGCGTGTGCTTTTTGCCCGCAGTGGCACGGCTTACGACAGAGGACAATCGCGCCTCGGCTTTCAGCCTGATCTTTTCGGTGAGCATCGGTACGGCTGCCCTGGGCGGTATTGTGTGCGGCTACCTGCAGCAGTGGCTGAAGATGGCCGGGCTCGTGTTGCAGCCTGTCGAGGTGAAACGGATCATCCTGCTGTCTTCCTGTGCCATCGTCGCGGTGGGGTTGGCTGCGGTGCTGCGTCTGGAGATGCCCGCGATTCTGCGGGAGGAGGAACCTCAGGGGCGTCAACGCAAGCGATGGATGCCGCACCCCTTCCTGCTGCGGTATCTGCCGGCGATGGCTTTATGGACGGTGGTGCTGGTGGCGTTCACGCCGTTTGCCAATGTGTATCTGTCCAAGAACCTGCATGTTCCGATGTCGCGCATTGGGCTGATCTTTTCCGTGGCCCAGATTGTGCAACTTTTTGTTGGGCTGCTGACACCTATGCTGTTTCAACGTTTGGGGATGGTTCCCGGGATCGTTGTGACCCAGATTGCTACAGCCGTGACGCTGTTATGTCTGGCAGCAACACACAATAGCCAGGCGGCGGTGGGGTTCTATCTCGGCTTCTCCGCGTTGCAATGGATGAGCTCTCCAGGCCTGTACAACCTGCTGATGAGCAAGGTGCCAGACAAAGAACGCAGCACGGCGGCTTCGGGGGCATTGTTCTGCAACGCGGTGGTTGCATCGGGAACGACAGCAGGAGCGGGAATTTTATTCGTTCGATTTGGATATCCGCATGTGTTGATGGGGATTGCGGCATTGGCTTTTGCGGTGGCGATGCTGTTCTGGTTACTGATCGGGCCTATGGATCGCCGCGTGCCGACACAATCGCAGACTGAAGCTGGTTCGCTTGAAGGGATCGAGGTAGAGGGATGA
- a CDS encoding glycosyltransferase family 9 protein, with product MLQYSQRKVIASRVLERILALLKPVLLRTSSKDSHAITSPTVVLVEPFQMGDVLSLAVMIAPLRERFPGAKIVVWCHSRNAHLYQDDLRIHRIVHGPFPWSSRSSKRGTLSQWLTVLRSCREMRAYRPDIAIDTRGDIRSQALMLLAGCTQRIGYTTYVGSNIHLRGLLLSEPLDDPEVQHRYLRNLNALKPLLGFMPELHLPALSRHRVQPPAKGESTIVLHPGAGWVYRRWDEARWAALIGELQQLPGVRTVLIAGPGERELCHQLSKRLDQPIEIVATNFQGLLDTVATASLFIGLDSGPMHAAALMNVPVLALFGPGESNVWRPLSEKSETFHHIGDYPCHPCTQRACVRPSDSCMTRIEVEEVFRAAVRVLGIERARA from the coding sequence TTGCTGCAATATTCTCAGCGGAAAGTTATCGCTTCACGGGTGCTGGAACGTATCCTCGCACTTCTCAAGCCGGTATTGCTTCGCACATCTTCGAAAGACTCGCACGCTATTACGTCGCCTACGGTGGTCCTCGTAGAGCCTTTTCAGATGGGCGATGTTCTATCGCTGGCGGTGATGATTGCTCCTCTGCGGGAGCGCTTTCCAGGCGCGAAGATTGTCGTCTGGTGCCATAGCAGGAACGCGCACCTCTACCAGGACGACCTGCGTATTCACAGAATTGTGCACGGCCCTTTTCCGTGGTCCAGCCGAAGCAGCAAACGCGGAACTCTCTCTCAATGGCTGACAGTGCTGCGCAGTTGCCGCGAGATGCGCGCTTATCGTCCCGACATTGCCATCGATACTCGTGGCGACATTCGCAGCCAGGCGCTGATGCTGCTGGCGGGTTGCACACAGAGGATCGGCTACACCACCTATGTAGGTTCCAATATTCATCTGAGAGGATTGTTGCTCAGTGAACCTCTGGATGATCCCGAGGTTCAGCATCGCTACCTCAGAAATCTGAATGCCCTCAAGCCACTCCTGGGCTTTATGCCTGAGCTGCATCTGCCTGCTCTTTCGAGACACAGGGTACAGCCGCCGGCGAAGGGAGAGTCAACGATCGTGCTTCATCCCGGGGCCGGCTGGGTCTATCGGCGGTGGGATGAGGCGCGATGGGCCGCTCTGATCGGTGAGCTGCAACAACTGCCTGGTGTGCGAACAGTGCTGATTGCAGGGCCGGGAGAGAGGGAGTTATGCCATCAACTTTCGAAACGGCTTGACCAGCCCATTGAAATTGTGGCGACGAACTTTCAAGGGCTACTGGACACGGTGGCAACGGCCAGTCTCTTCATCGGATTGGACTCCGGGCCCATGCACGCGGCTGCTCTTATGAATGTGCCGGTACTGGCATTGTTTGGGCCGGGTGAATCGAATGTCTGGCGTCCTTTGAGCGAGAAGAGCGAAACCTTCCACCACATTGGAGACTACCCTTGTCATCCCTGCACACAAAGGGCGTGTGTGCGGCCATCCGATTCGTGCATGACGAGGATTGAGGTGGAGGAGGTCTTTCGGGCAGCGGTTCGGGTATTGGGCATTGAAAGGGCCAGGGCATAG
- a CDS encoding glycosyltransferase family 4 protein — MKVLIAAVIASEHISGVSRHAVNMVRCQLTRSEISEIHLVVGSWQYDAFRAMLPLADGRLKIHQVEVRRKAFNLNRWYYNELPGLANQFAVDIVHLSCPMVLKRSAFRCKVAVTLHDLYPYDFPDNFGFLKMMFNRILLKQCLHAVDAVACVSESTLRRLDMHMPDVARLKAATIYNCVDPGPAMASQSPIPGWKDEPFFLCVAQHRRSKNIVLGMQVFQQLLQHGDIKPNTLLVIIGIEGPETAFIRRFIHDNDLGRHVVLLHGIEDAEMEWCYAHCELLLALSSIEGFGLPVIEAMLHHCRVVCSDIPAFREVGGAYCHYASLQPYPEAAFIAAVRNALKDVKFRVGSAERFSSSRIVEAYLQLYTHLLHGTSVVENRNHLVPSLERGRL; from the coding sequence ATGAAAGTTCTGATCGCTGCTGTCATCGCGTCCGAGCATATCTCCGGGGTCTCGCGGCATGCCGTGAATATGGTTCGTTGCCAGCTCACACGCTCTGAGATCTCCGAGATTCATCTTGTAGTTGGCTCGTGGCAGTATGACGCGTTCCGCGCCATGCTGCCGCTTGCCGATGGAAGGCTAAAGATCCATCAGGTCGAGGTCCGCCGCAAGGCATTCAACCTCAACCGCTGGTACTACAACGAGCTTCCTGGACTGGCGAATCAGTTTGCCGTGGACATCGTTCACCTGTCCTGCCCCATGGTGTTGAAGCGGTCGGCCTTTCGTTGCAAGGTCGCCGTAACGTTGCACGATCTCTATCCTTACGACTTTCCGGACAACTTCGGATTTCTGAAGATGATGTTCAATCGCATCCTGCTGAAGCAGTGTCTGCATGCGGTGGATGCTGTTGCCTGCGTCTCGGAGAGCACGCTCCGGCGGCTCGATATGCATATGCCGGACGTCGCAAGGCTGAAGGCGGCAACGATCTATAACTGCGTCGATCCCGGCCCCGCCATGGCGAGCCAGAGCCCTATTCCTGGGTGGAAGGACGAGCCATTCTTCCTCTGCGTTGCCCAGCATCGCCGCAGCAAGAACATCGTTCTCGGCATGCAGGTATTTCAGCAACTGCTGCAACATGGCGACATAAAACCCAACACCCTCCTGGTCATTATCGGCATTGAAGGACCGGAGACGGCTTTCATCCGGCGTTTTATTCATGACAACGATCTTGGGCGTCACGTTGTTTTATTGCACGGGATTGAAGATGCGGAGATGGAGTGGTGCTATGCGCACTGCGAACTTCTGCTCGCGCTTTCGAGCATTGAGGGCTTCGGGCTTCCGGTCATAGAGGCGATGCTGCATCACTGCCGGGTCGTCTGCTCCGATATCCCTGCCTTTCGCGAAGTAGGGGGTGCGTATTGCCATTACGCCTCTCTGCAGCCTTATCCGGAAGCTGCTTTTATCGCTGCGGTTCGCAACGCTCTCAAAGATGTGAAGTTTCGTGTCGGCTCGGCGGAACGTTTTTCGAGTTCCCGGATTGTTGAAGCCTACCTCCAGCTCTATACCCATCTCCTTCACGGCACGTCCGTGGTCGAGAACCGTAACCACCTGGTCCCATCCCTGGAAAGAGGTCGCTTGTGA
- a CDS encoding MFS transporter has product MELLLSQAGAGKGTPFWRSPAAWLREKKLSRGFWIFFAAAFFFDFGFSIYIFLFNLYLLDFHFNERAMGLIGGAATLGHVMGTLPAGVLARKIGIRPLMIVCFIASTVLCALRVVIVQEHAQLVLAFLSGVAMCLWGVCFLPAVARLTTEDNRASAFSFFSVNTGVVMLGGIVCGYLQQWLKMAGLVLQPVEVKRIILLASCAIAAIGLVAVLRLEMPAILQEESQGQKPKRWMPHPFLLRYLPALALWTAVLVAFTPFANVYLSKNLHVPMSRIGLIFSVAQVLQLVVGLLTPVLYRRLGMVPGIVVTQMATAVTLACLAATHDSQAAMGLYLGFSALQCMSAPGLYNLLMSKLPDEERSTASSGALFCNAVVSSGTMAGAGILFVRFGYPHVLMGIAGLAFAVAMLFWLLIGPMDRRVPTQPQIEAGSFEGIGVEG; this is encoded by the coding sequence GTGGAACTGTTACTGAGCCAGGCTGGAGCCGGGAAGGGAACTCCTTTCTGGAGGAGCCCTGCCGCGTGGTTGCGGGAGAAGAAGCTGAGCCGGGGCTTCTGGATCTTTTTTGCGGCCGCCTTCTTCTTTGATTTTGGATTTTCGATCTACATCTTCCTCTTCAATCTTTACCTGCTGGACTTTCACTTTAACGAGCGGGCGATGGGATTGATCGGCGGCGCCGCGACGCTTGGCCATGTGATGGGAACGCTGCCCGCGGGAGTGTTGGCGCGGAAGATCGGGATTCGACCGCTGATGATCGTCTGCTTTATTGCTTCCACCGTGCTTTGCGCTTTGCGTGTGGTGATTGTGCAGGAGCACGCGCAGCTTGTCCTGGCCTTTCTGAGCGGGGTGGCGATGTGCCTGTGGGGCGTGTGCTTTTTGCCGGCGGTGGCACGGCTTACGACAGAGGACAATCGCGCCTCGGCTTTCAGCTTCTTTTCCGTAAACACCGGTGTGGTTATGTTGGGCGGTATCGTGTGCGGATACTTGCAGCAGTGGCTGAAGATGGCCGGGCTGGTGTTGCAGCCGGTCGAGGTGAAACGGATCATCCTGCTGGCCTCTTGTGCTATTGCCGCGATCGGGTTGGTGGCGGTGCTGCGCCTGGAGATGCCTGCGATTCTGCAGGAGGAGTCTCAGGGCCAGAAACCGAAGCGCTGGATGCCGCATCCTTTTCTGCTGCGCTACCTGCCGGCGTTGGCTTTATGGACGGCGGTGCTGGTGGCGTTCACGCCGTTTGCCAACGTGTATTTATCGAAGAATCTACATGTCCCGATGTCGCGTATAGGGCTGATCTTTTCCGTAGCGCAGGTGTTGCAGCTTGTTGTTGGACTGTTGACGCCCGTGTTGTATCGCCGGTTGGGGATGGTTCCCGGAATCGTTGTGACCCAGATGGCTACAGCCGTGACGCTGGCATGCCTGGCGGCCACCCACGATAGTCAGGCAGCGATGGGTCTTTATCTTGGCTTCTCCGCGTTGCAGTGTATGAGTGCTCCGGGGCTGTACAACCTGTTGATGAGCAAGTTGCCGGACGAAGAACGCAGCACGGCGTCTTCGGGGGCATTGTTCTGCAACGCCGTGGTCTCCTCGGGAACGATGGCAGGAGCGGGAATTTTATTCGTTCGATTTGGATATCCGCATGTGTTGATGGGGATCGCGGGATTGGCCTTTGCGGTGGCGATGCTGTTCTGGTTACTGATCGGGCCTATGGATCGCCGCGTGCCGACGCAACCGCAGATTGAAGCTGGTTCGTTTGAAGGGATCGGGGTAGAGGGATGA
- a CDS encoding Wzz/FepE/Etk N-terminal domain-containing protein, whose amino-acid sequence MSSTDHISTPVATKPTANWVTNATFLWTRRRTLFRVGVVSLVLSGIIAFTIPKQYQSTARLMPPEQGSSGAAMLAALAGRSLGGLGGLGSLAGSLLGAKSSSALYIDLLHSRAINDRIIDRFNLQHVYHKRYRIDTVKYLVRHTKVEEDKKSGVVTLTFTDTNAERARAIAAAYIEELNNLLTHTSVSSARQEREFIEKRLVTVQDSLLTAEKAMSDFSSVNTTLDIKEQTRAMVDAGSKLQAEMIVGQSELASLKQIYGDDNVRVRAARARIADLQGELQKMSGSSAEVPARDAKGDPNTSSLYPSLRQIPRLAVPYANLYRDVRIQETVFELLSQQYELARIEEAKDTPVVSVFEQPLLAEKKSFPPRVPMMLLLTIFFVGIAATILILQNSWEQVAADDPRKVLVQQIAASIRARTPGFIPERRNP is encoded by the coding sequence GTGTCCAGCACGGATCACATCTCGACCCCTGTGGCGACCAAGCCTACGGCCAATTGGGTTACCAACGCCACGTTCCTGTGGACCCGCCGCCGCACGCTCTTTCGCGTGGGGGTAGTCTCGCTTGTCCTGAGCGGAATTATCGCCTTCACCATCCCAAAGCAATATCAGTCCACGGCGCGGCTTATGCCTCCTGAGCAGGGCAGTTCGGGTGCGGCGATGCTGGCCGCGCTTGCGGGCCGTTCGCTTGGGGGACTGGGCGGTCTGGGCAGTCTCGCCGGCAGTCTGCTGGGCGCGAAGTCCTCGAGCGCTCTCTACATCGACCTGTTGCATAGCCGCGCGATCAACGATCGTATTATCGACCGCTTCAACCTGCAGCACGTGTACCACAAGCGCTATCGCATCGATACGGTGAAGTACCTTGTGCGTCACACGAAGGTGGAAGAGGACAAGAAGAGCGGTGTGGTGACTCTTACCTTCACCGACACCAACGCGGAGCGCGCCCGCGCAATCGCAGCCGCGTATATCGAAGAGCTGAACAACCTGCTTACGCATACAAGTGTTTCTTCCGCGCGGCAAGAGCGGGAGTTTATCGAGAAGCGGCTGGTTACGGTACAGGATTCGCTGCTGACAGCGGAAAAGGCGATGAGCGATTTTTCCAGCGTCAACACTACGCTCGACATCAAGGAGCAGACCCGTGCCATGGTCGATGCAGGCTCCAAGCTACAGGCCGAGATGATCGTCGGCCAGTCTGAACTGGCCTCCCTGAAGCAGATCTATGGAGATGACAATGTGCGCGTACGGGCCGCACGAGCGCGTATTGCCGATCTGCAGGGTGAACTCCAGAAGATGAGCGGCAGCAGCGCGGAAGTTCCTGCGCGGGACGCGAAGGGCGATCCGAACACCTCGAGCCTGTATCCCTCGCTGCGGCAGATTCCGCGCCTTGCCGTTCCTTATGCCAATCTCTATCGCGATGTCCGTATTCAGGAGACTGTGTTTGAGCTGCTCTCGCAGCAGTATGAACTGGCGAGGATTGAAGAGGCGAAAGACACACCGGTCGTCAGCGTGTTCGAACAGCCGCTGCTGGCGGAGAAGAAGTCGTTTCCTCCTCGCGTGCCGATGATGCTTCTGCTGACGATATTTTTTGTAGGGATCGCGGCGACCATTCTTATTCTTCAGAACTCCTGGGAGCAGGTAGCTGCCGACGATCCGCGCAAGGTGCTTGTCCAGCAGATTGCTGCCAGCATCCGCGCTCGCACGCCGGGTTTCATCCCAGAGCGGAGGAACCCGTAG
- a CDS encoding HPr kinase/phosphorylase produces the protein MMTIQEIEAACEASQTLDFSRHDIEAPELSLKKMFYPFGFPVEVSTNSAEVLEIMEDLWGKFEKQHDTEPILADVHVVEGSSTECPPAPTFRFMQPLLLGVADGDNYCISDLQRTKSQITISRAALQRKLYAGYFLLGTPITHVATRFTTPVHAGCVALEGKGVLLCGDSGAGKSTLSYACARAGWTYIADDGSYLINDREDRMVTGDCHRVRFRPETSELFPELIGLEITPRAAGKPSIELPTAPMPHMSCAQTAQVDYIVFVNRHTGGSPELRPYRKDVARYAMQQMFYGLPEMRKKHHKTIERLLEAEIFELRYTDLDWGIERLQRLVREGR, from the coding sequence ATGATGACGATTCAAGAGATCGAAGCGGCGTGTGAGGCGTCGCAGACCCTGGACTTTTCCAGGCATGACATAGAGGCTCCCGAGCTTTCTCTGAAGAAGATGTTTTATCCGTTTGGCTTTCCTGTCGAGGTGAGCACCAACTCCGCCGAGGTGTTGGAGATTATGGAAGATCTCTGGGGGAAGTTCGAGAAACAGCACGACACAGAGCCGATTCTTGCGGACGTTCATGTCGTGGAGGGCAGTTCCACCGAGTGCCCTCCGGCCCCGACATTCCGGTTCATGCAGCCGCTGCTCCTGGGGGTTGCGGACGGGGACAACTACTGTATCAGCGACCTCCAGCGAACCAAGTCGCAGATTACGATCTCTCGTGCGGCGCTCCAACGCAAACTGTACGCGGGCTACTTTTTGCTGGGAACGCCGATAACCCACGTTGCCACACGATTCACGACACCGGTACATGCGGGGTGCGTCGCACTGGAGGGAAAGGGAGTACTGCTGTGCGGCGACTCGGGCGCGGGCAAGTCGACGCTCTCCTATGCGTGCGCCCGGGCGGGATGGACGTACATTGCGGATGACGGCAGCTACCTGATCAACGATCGCGAAGACCGCATGGTGACAGGTGATTGCCATCGAGTGCGCTTCCGCCCGGAAACGTCGGAACTGTTTCCAGAGCTGATTGGGCTGGAGATTACGCCGCGGGCTGCCGGGAAACCTTCGATTGAGCTGCCCACAGCGCCGATGCCGCATATGTCCTGCGCGCAGACGGCACAGGTCGATTACATCGTGTTTGTGAACAGGCACACGGGAGGTTCCCCGGAGCTCAGACCCTATCGCAAGGACGTAGCCCGGTATGCCATGCAGCAGATGTTTTATGGGCTGCCGGAGATGCGCAAGAAGCACCATAAGACGATCGAACGTTTGCTCGAAGCTGAGATCTTTGAGCTTCGTTATACCGATCTGGACTGGGGCATAGAGCGTTTGCAACGGCTGGTCCGGGAGGGACGATAG
- a CDS encoding oligosaccharide flippase family protein, whose translation MRAHLSNAAYGVLDYAAYPVAMLAAAPALLHHLGVAQYGVWVVCTAAVSTGAIIAAGFGDANIQYVASMNSLGNKDATLHAVRSMLGINLLLGCVFALISLAFVPLISHHVAALSGSLYQACLWSLRIASVLMLVRAIESVCVSTQRAFERYGEAVRISILVRVVTIAAAVVITRYGYGVISIMVFTFVLMTLGTLAQLVQLKRRLGASSLWPAFDKQATSALFEFGIFSWFMAVSAVLFNQADRLILGVSLGAATVTSYALCVQLAQPIYGIAAAGLHFLFPYLAARQAISQPGALRKNVLIAFAANLAFIVASTAAVLFFGRPLLNAWVGPAIAQSASVVLAPIVWSFALLGLGVTGYYSLLALGHVRSVTWLNLLGGAAMLALMAWLLPRTGIRGVAIARLVYGLITLLMYFPLIRILFRASKTSLPATGLHPVCEDL comes from the coding sequence GTGAGGGCTCATCTCTCCAATGCCGCTTATGGTGTGCTGGACTATGCAGCATACCCCGTCGCCATGCTGGCGGCGGCGCCGGCATTGCTACACCATCTCGGTGTGGCGCAGTACGGAGTGTGGGTCGTTTGCACGGCGGCGGTAAGTACAGGAGCCATTATTGCGGCGGGCTTCGGCGACGCCAATATTCAGTACGTCGCCAGCATGAACAGCCTCGGCAACAAGGACGCGACCCTGCACGCGGTACGCAGCATGCTCGGCATCAACCTTCTGCTGGGCTGTGTCTTCGCCCTGATCTCGCTGGCCTTCGTGCCCCTGATCTCGCATCATGTGGCAGCGCTGAGCGGAAGCCTGTACCAGGCGTGTCTCTGGTCGCTCCGCATCGCGAGTGTGCTGATGCTCGTGCGCGCTATTGAGAGCGTTTGTGTCAGCACGCAGCGCGCCTTCGAGCGTTACGGCGAGGCCGTGCGCATCAGCATCCTGGTACGAGTAGTTACGATCGCGGCTGCGGTCGTCATCACACGCTATGGCTATGGCGTGATCAGCATCATGGTCTTCACCTTTGTGCTCATGACGCTGGGAACGCTGGCGCAGCTTGTCCAACTGAAGCGGCGGCTCGGAGCTTCGTCGTTGTGGCCCGCCTTCGACAAGCAAGCTACCTCAGCTTTATTTGAATTCGGAATCTTTAGCTGGTTCATGGCTGTATCAGCCGTGCTCTTCAACCAGGCAGACCGGTTGATCCTGGGGGTTTCTCTGGGCGCAGCCACCGTTACTTCCTATGCGCTCTGCGTGCAACTGGCACAGCCTATCTACGGTATCGCCGCCGCCGGATTGCATTTTCTATTTCCGTATCTGGCTGCGCGGCAGGCTATCTCACAGCCGGGTGCGCTGAGGAAAAATGTTCTGATCGCCTTTGCTGCAAACCTGGCCTTCATCGTTGCCAGTACGGCTGCCGTTCTTTTCTTCGGACGTCCGTTGCTCAACGCCTGGGTAGGTCCGGCGATTGCCCAGAGCGCGTCCGTGGTGCTGGCTCCTATCGTGTGGAGCTTTGCGCTGCTGGGGCTCGGAGTTACCGGCTACTACTCGTTGCTGGCGCTGGGCCATGTGCGCTCCGTTACCTGGCTCAACCTGCTGGGCGGCGCTGCCATGCTGGCTTTGATGGCCTGGCTGCTGCCGCGCACGGGCATTCGCGGCGTTGCGATCGCACGGCTGGTCTATGGCCTGATCACCCTGCTGATGTATTTTCCGCTTATTCGCATTCTGTTCAGAGCTTCGAAGACCTCTCTTCCTGCAACGGGCCTCCACCCAGTCTGTGAGGACCTATGA
- a CDS encoding WecB/TagA/CpsF family glycosyltransferase, which translates to MQQALARVAEELEARRKGYVCLTGVHGVMEAQRNPEMARVLANSALTVPDGMPTVWVGHYQGYLQMERVTGPDLMLEIIQRKEFRDYTHFFCGGKEGIAGELRDQLVARFPHVKIVGTYTPPFGPLSEEQERELIEQVDRLKPDMIWVGISTPKQELFMERYLPLLNTTLMFGVGAAFDFHTGRIADCAEWIKRCGLQWFHRLLQDPKHLWRRYLRNNPSFLFSITLQLLGLRSYPPQTHPRPHEVPQPAWVKSPPAR; encoded by the coding sequence ATGCAGCAGGCCCTCGCACGGGTGGCAGAGGAGCTGGAAGCGCGGCGCAAGGGCTATGTGTGCCTCACGGGGGTGCATGGGGTGATGGAGGCGCAGCGCAATCCTGAGATGGCAAGGGTGCTGGCGAACTCTGCGCTGACGGTTCCTGACGGCATGCCTACCGTGTGGGTCGGACACTATCAGGGTTATCTGCAGATGGAGCGCGTTACCGGACCCGATCTGATGCTGGAGATCATTCAGCGCAAGGAGTTCCGCGATTACACCCACTTTTTCTGCGGAGGAAAAGAAGGCATTGCCGGGGAGCTGCGCGATCAGCTTGTCGCTCGCTTTCCCCATGTAAAGATCGTCGGCACCTATACGCCTCCCTTCGGTCCTCTCTCTGAGGAACAGGAACGAGAGCTTATCGAGCAGGTAGATCGTTTGAAGCCGGATATGATCTGGGTCGGCATCAGCACGCCCAAGCAGGAGCTCTTTATGGAGCGGTATCTTCCCCTGCTCAACACCACACTGATGTTTGGAGTCGGCGCAGCCTTTGATTTCCATACGGGCCGTATCGCCGACTGCGCGGAGTGGATCAAGCGTTGCGGACTGCAGTGGTTCCACCGGCTGCTCCAGGACCCCAAGCATCTTTGGAGGCGTTATCTGCGCAACAATCCTTCATTCCTGTTTTCGATCACACTGCAACTGCTGGGCCTGAGGTCTTATCCACCGCAGACCCATCCGAGGCCGCATGAGGTTCCGCAGCCTGCCTGGGTCAAGTCTCCGCCGGCACGTTGA